The Bacillus vallismortis genome window below encodes:
- a CDS encoding DUF402 domain-containing protein, which translates to MGYPKEGETIQIHSYKHNGLIHRIWNETTILKSTEMCVIGANDRTMVTESDGRTWITREPAICYFHARQWFNVIGMLREDGVHYYCNISSPFAYDGEAIKYIDYDLDVKVFPDMTYNILDEDEYDDHRKAMNYPKEIDSILRDYLNTLLHWIHQRQGPFAPEFVDMWYERYLRYTK; encoded by the coding sequence ATGGGCTATCCCAAGGAAGGAGAAACCATTCAAATTCACAGCTATAAGCATAACGGGCTGATTCATAGAATTTGGAATGAGACGACAATCTTAAAAAGTACAGAAATGTGTGTCATTGGAGCCAATGACCGGACGATGGTTACCGAATCAGACGGCCGGACATGGATAACCAGAGAGCCCGCAATCTGTTATTTTCACGCAAGACAATGGTTTAATGTCATCGGGATGCTGAGGGAAGACGGAGTTCATTACTATTGTAATATCAGTTCTCCATTTGCCTACGATGGCGAAGCAATTAAATATATTGATTATGACTTAGATGTTAAGGTTTTTCCTGACATGACCTACAATATTCTCGATGAAGACGAATATGATGATCATCGGAAAGCCATGAATTATCCAAAAGAAATCGACAGTATTTTAAGAGACTACCTAAACACGCTGCTCCATTGGATTCACCAGCGTCAGGGACCGTTTGCTCCCGAGTTTGTCGATATGTGGTATGAACGGTATTTGCGCTATACAAAATAA